GCGCTGTACCGGAAGATGCTCGACCGGATCGTGAAGCAGATCGGTTCGAACCCCGTCTCCCGGGCGCTCTTCTCCTTCCCCCTCACCCGCCCCCTCGTGAAAAGCCGGCTGCGCAAGAGGCTCGGAGGCGCCACCACCTTCATAAGCGGGGGGGCCGCGCTCGACACCGCCGTCAGCGAAGGGTTCGAGCGCCTCGGGCTCGTCATCTTCCAGGGATACGGCATCACCGAGACCTCGCCGGTCATCGCCGCGGAGTGCGCCACCGGGAGAAAGACGGGAACGGTCGGGCGCCCGCTCGGGGAGGTGGAGATCCGCATCGACGAGCCGAACGAGGAGATGGTAGGGGAGATCCTCGTGCGCGGCCCGAACGTCATGCAGGGGTACTACAAGGACCCCGCCGCCACGGAGCAGGCGCTGAAGGACGGCTGGTATCGGACCGGCGACCTGGGAAGGGTCGACGCGCAGGGGTATCTGACGATCTGCGGCAGGGTGAAGAACGTCATCGTCACCCCGAACGGGAAAAACGTCTACCCGGAGGAGGTGGAGATCGAGATCCTGAAGAGCCCGCTCGTGGCGGAGGTCGTGGTGTACGGCCACAGAAGCGACCCCCACACGGAGGAGATCCACGCCATGATCTTTCCGGACGAGGAGGGGGTCGGGGAGTACTGCGAGAGGGAGAAGCGGGCCCCCCTCTCCGCGGAGGAGCTGGAGACGCTCCTGCAGGGGGAGGTGACCGCAGCGTGCCAGGGGCTGGCGAGCTACAAGAGGGTAAAGAAGATTATGGTGCGCAAAGACGAGTTTCCGAAGACGACGACGAGAAAGATCAAGAGGTACGAGTTGCACCTTCCCCCTTCTCGTGGAGGATCTTCAGAAAGTTGAGGGTAAGGGCGGGGTGCAGCGCCTGCCCCGCGATCTCCAGCATGCGCCCCGCGGTGCGGGCGAAGTCGACGGCGTCCTTGTAGATCCGCCTCGTCCTCATGGCGTCGAAGCAGTCGGAGATCATGGTCATCTGGCTGCAGAAGTTGATCTGGTACCCCTGCGGCACCTTCGGGTAGCCGCTCACGTCGTACTTCAGGTGGTGCTCGAAGGCGCTGAGGACCGCCAGGCGCGGCACTCCCGGGGTGTTCAGCAGGTATTCCGCACCCTTCACCGTGTGCTGGCGCATCGCCTCCCACTCCTCCGGATCGAGATTCCCGGGCTTTTTCAGCACCTCCGGCGGTACGAACATCTTCCCTATGTCGTGCAGCATCGCGGCGACCCCCACGTCGCGCAGGAGCTGCCCCGAGAGGCCGAGCCCGACCCCTTGGGCGAGGTTCAGGATGCACACGTCTATGGAGTGGGTGAAGGTGTACTCGTCCATCTGGCGCAGCGGCACGAGCGCCAGGAAGGGGTTCGCCCCCCGCCGCAGTGCAACGAGGAAGCCGTTCACCACCCTCAGGATGTAATTGAGGTCCAGTCTCTGCCTGGAGCGGGCACCCTCGTAGGTCGTGGCGAGCCCCTTCTTCAGGTTCTCCGGCATCTCGGCAAAGCTGTAGATCCCGGGGGTGTTCTCGTCGTCCCAGCTCTGCGCGACCGGAAGGCCGACGGAGCCGAAGCGGAGCTTCTCGCCGGAGGAGAGAGCTCCCGCCTTCCCGGCGACCACCATGACGAGGTGCTCGAGCTCCGAGGTTCCGATCCCCCCCCTGATGGTAAGATGACCGATCTGGCGACCCTGCAGCCCCTTCACGAAACGGTCCAGAAGCGGGGTCCTCGGCAGCGGCTTCCCGCCGTAGAAGAGCTCGTCCTGCACGACGATGAGGGAGAGCTCTCCTGCGTCCGCAATCGCCTGCGCCACAAGCTTCTCCGCCTGGGCGAGGTGCCCCTGCACCCGGCGGTGCTGTGCGGAGTAGAGCGAGACGCTGCTTGCCGCCTGCACCACCTCCTGCACGAAAAGGTTCAAAGGATCCTTCCGTTCCCGGGTCATGCCGGCCCTCCCCACTCCTGGTCCATGGTGGCGGTGGAGCTGGAACTGGGGAGCCGCTGCCCCCCGAACTCGTCCGCGAGGAGCCGCGCCGCGGCGGCCGGGTAGCGGGAAAGGGAGCGCACGATCTCCGCCTTCAGGTCGCGATGCTTTGCCGGGTGCAGGAGGTTTCGGGAGCGCAGGAGCTTCTCCAGGTATGGCAGCACCCGCAGATCCCCTATCGCCGCCAGCGTCGTCACCACCGCCCGTTTCAGCGTCAGGTTGTAGGCGCCTATCCCGCTGTCGCTTAAAAAGGCGAGGAGCCTCTGCATGATCGGCGGGGTGGGACTCAGTTCCGCCAGTTGCACGGCGGCGAGGAGTCGCGCCGGATCCTTGCTTTCCAGCTCCTGCACCAGGAGGGACTCCGCGCCGGGGGAGTTGTAGCGGACGAGGCTCTTTAAGGCCTCCGTGTGCACCTTCGGGTGGGGGTGGTCCACCAGTTTGCGCACGGCGCGCTGCACCTCCAGGTCCGGGAAGGCGCGCAGGAGGATGATCAGGTTTCTCACCAGAAACCAGCGCCGGTCCGTGAGCCGCTCCAGGGCCGGCTCACGCACGAGCCCCCCGAGATCGGTGAGGCAATCGAAGTAGAAGCGCCGCAGGGTGCGCCGCTCAGCGAGCGCGAGCCGCTCGATGAGGGGGACCACGAAGGGGCGCCCGACGGCGGCGACGAGCTCGCGCAGCTGCGGGTAGCGCTGCCGCCCGAAGAGGACGGCGGCATCGAGGACCTCCATGACGAACTGCGCCCCGAAGGGGTCCTCTCCCCCCCCGCTCTCGGCGCTCTCCGAAGCACCCTTGATGAGGGGGTAGAGCTTCGGGAGCTCCGCGAACTCGTTTGTGCGGATGAACTTTAAGGCGAGCTCCGCGAGGTGCTGCCGGACTCCGCCGCCGAGCTCCACTTTCGGCAGGATCGACACGATCTGGTCGATGACCTGCACCATCTTCGCGTCGAGCGGGTCCTCCTGCAGCGCCACGCACTCCTCCGCCAGTTCCCGGCTCACCTCCTCCGGGAGGGTCTGCTCCCCTACTATCGCCGCAAGCGCTCCGTGGTACGCCTTCGGGAGGTAGCGCTCGAACTCCGCCTTGCGAAAGAGGGTCTGGAGATCCCCCCGGTCCTGCGCCGACTGGAGGTCCTGGGCCGGCGCCACCTTCTCGCTGCTTATGTCGGCGAGCCGGTGCATGAGCTGCAGGAAGAGGGAGGGCGCCTCCCCCCCCTGCGCCAGGAGCGCATCGAGCACCCCGCTTACCGTTTCCGCCCCCACGGTACCGAAGAGATCGTCCTTGAACTCCGCCTCCACCCCCCAGGTGCGCAGGAAGGTCTTCACGAAGTCCTGGCGCAGCGCGGGGCTCAGGTTCCTGACGAAGGTGATCATCTTGCGAAAGAGGTCCCTGCCGGCGGCGGTGAGGATCCCCGCGGGGAAGAGGGGGGAGATGGCGCTGGTGAGCCCCTGCAGGAGGGCCTCCCGGGTCCACTCCTCCAGTCCGTCGGCGACCTGGCTGATGTTCTGGGCGAGTTCCGCCGGGGTGGCGGCAAGGAGCTGGGTGAAGATGTCTATGGTGGCGGGGAACTTCGGGTCGGAAAGGCGCTCAGCGAGCCGTTCCCACACCCCGGAGGTGTCGGTGCCGGAGGTGGTGGTGACCACCTCCGAGAGGTGCAGCTCCGAGGTGTCTATCTCGCGCGTCTCGATCCCGGCAATCCCCGCATCGATCAGAGACTGGGTGATCCCCCCCTCGTCCCAGATCTCCTGGCGCGGGCGGGCGGTGAGAATGGCAAAGCGGTACAGTTCATCCGGCTGCAGGTCGGGCGCGAAGGTAAGGGTGACGATGCCGATTGCCGAGAGCTGGGCGGCGTAGTTCGCCACCGCCTGCTGCTTGATGACCAGGGGGCTTCCGGCGACGGAGAAGCCGGAGCGGCTCACCCCTAGGCGGAAGTTTTCCTCGTGGGAGGTGAGAGGCTCGAGCCGGGCGAGGACCTTTTCCGCCGCGGCGAGGACAAAGGGGTGTGACGTGGGGTAGGAGCGCGCGACACGGGCGTAGATGCTCAGTTCGCCGACAAAGGCGCGCGCCCTCTCCTTCAGGGTTTCGACATAGAGTGCTGCGGGATCCGTGTGGCTCATCTCCCTCTCCGCCGGTTCCAGTACAGTGTAGAGCAGCGCGGCGCTCCGGTACAAGAGGTTACTTTCCGGAGCGGCGCTCCGCGGGACCCCGGCGCGGTCCCCGTCGTCTTCTCTTCGACCGCGGAAGGAGATGCTTTAATGAAAAATGGTCACGTCGACAAAAAGTGGAGGGATCACTGCACGAGGGGGGAGACCGAGGGGGAGCCTTTAGCTGCCGCTCAGGCGCGGGTTCAGGAGGAAGTCGTTGCCGGTCACCTGGTCCCCCCCTTCCGGCATGGTGACGGTGAGAGGGGGCCCCGCTACCGCCTTCAGGCGGGCGCCCTCCTCCTCGGGGATCGCCACGCGGTACCTGCCGGGGCGTACCGTTTTGAAGAGATAGTAGCCGCTCTCCTCGGTGAGGGTGCTGGCGGCGAGCTCCGTGCCGGCCGTCCCCTCCCTCAGGAGCTCTACCCGTACCCCCTTCAGCGGCACCTCGCCGGAGGGGAGCTTTATGAGGACCATCCCGTCGATCTCGCCGCCGGTCACAATCGTGAAGCGGCAGGCGGCAAGGGAGCCGGCGCGCGGGGTGATGTGACAGCCGTCCTCCAGCGCGACCATGAAGGGATCCTCGAGCGTCGAGAGGTCGACGGTGATGTCGACCGGAATGTCAGGCTGCAGGTAGGCGATGACCGGGACGCCGGCGCTTCCGGTGACAGTGACGGGGCGGCCGCCGTTCACCAGGAAGCCGACCTGCGGCAACGGCTTCCCGGGGGAGCCGGGCACCCCGCGCAGCCAGGCCGTCGCCGCGATCATCCCGTAGCTCGAGAGGGGCTCCGAGGCCACCACCACCTGGCTGTTCACCCGGTCCGGCGCAAGGGAGGTACTGACCGCGACGTTGAATCCGTAGGCCCCGTTGCTGTCCCCGGTGGCGGAGATGGAGTAGCCGAGAAGCCCGAGCTTCTTGGAGAGACCGACACGCAATGCGGAGACGCCGCCGAGGGTATCGTGACTGAAGGCGGAATTGAGTAAGACACCGTCGCCGAGATCGCGGTCCGCGCTCAGGTTGATGACGGAGGGCGAGACGGTCGGCGCGATGGTGAAGCCGACCTGCCCGCGCACGCTCACCCCCTGCACCAGGGTGCTGATCTGCAGCATTCCCCCTGCGTTCACCTCCCTCTGCAGGTAGGCGACGGCTCCCTCCAGCGCCGCGTTCCAGCCGTTCCACCCGCCGGACACCCTCCAGGCGGAGCCGAAGTTCGTCCTTCCGGAGCGCCGCTCCTCCAGGTTCAGCTGGACAGAGAGGGGACAGCGCACCCCGTCCCACACGTCGAGCGAGGTGCTCCCCCTGAGAAGTCCCTGCGCCAGGAGAGGATCGGGATCCTTCTCGAACTGGGGACTGGAGAAATCATGAAAGAGCCGGACGGAGGACTCGACAGAAAGATCTCCAAGATAGCGCCCGCTCGATTTCACCGTGAAGAGCTGCCCCCGATCTTCGGCGCCAGAGATGCGCTGCAGCACTTCCAGGGAAAGGAGGGTGTAGCCGAGGGCGCTTCGTGCCCCGAGCCCCAGGTACTCCTCTTCGTTGTCGTGCGAGTCGGTCCGGCGCACGAGGAGAGCGGAGCCGGTGACGCCGTCCGTGATCCCGAAATCGGAGGTGAAGGTGACGTTTGACTCGTCGCCGGTCCCCGGTTCCCTGTCTGTCAACCCGGTTTGCCAGGCGGTGGAGAGGGTGTACAGAAAATTCCCTTTCGGCGTGGTGGAGTCGGTGACGAAGGTCTGCTCGGAGAGTCTCGTTTCCCCGAAGGGGCCGTGCAGGATAACCTTGAAGTCGTTGACGCCGTAGTGTATCCGCAGATTCCTGAAGTGGTACATGCCGTCGGCGGAGGGGGGTTGGTACCCCACCGGTACGCCGTTGTGCAGCAGTTCCGCGTCCCACCCCTCAGGAAGGTAGCCGTCGATGTCGTGGGAGAGGAAGTGGGAGGAACCGGAGAGGGGGCGGTTGGAAAAGGCCATGCCGTACATGGTGGTGGTGCTGCCGCCGATCCCGTCGACGGTGGGGGGCTGCAACGCGCCGATGGCGAAAGTCGTCACCGGCAGCGGCCCGATGAGGAAGGGGTGGTCGCGCCGCTTTGAGAGGGTCACGTCGAGACGCTGGGCGCTGTCGTTTTCGAAGGCGACATGGGCCACGCCGGAGAGGTAGAAGAGGTCCCCCGCCATCTGCAGTGCGTTTCTGGCCACCCCTTCTGATCTTCCCCCCTCGCCGAGAAGCTGAAGCTGCGAG
The DNA window shown above is from Geomonas sp. RF6 and carries:
- a CDS encoding AMP-dependent synthetase/ligase is translated as MLTGTVVELLEKSVERNPEKAALRQKVGGGWQEITYRTLGQISDGVAAGLMADGFGAADHAALLAPSSPRWLYAYFGILKAGGIVVPVDKELKSGELKHVLADSESRVLFTDSTYLRTVLQIADELPRLQQVVLLDEGRTPSDEAAPARWRGRSGKLLERLKSLEALLVQKPSPLPPRAPSDTAVIIYTSGTTGRAKGAMLSHGNIVSNIDGAIRHLGLDQTIHTLSLLPISHVFEQVCGVLLPLSLGGTVSFCESVKKFAENLAEVRPTFFLGVPALYRKMLDRIVKQIGSNPVSRALFSFPLTRPLVKSRLRKRLGGATTFISGGAALDTAVSEGFERLGLVIFQGYGITETSPVIAAECATGRKTGTVGRPLGEVEIRIDEPNEEMVGEILVRGPNVMQGYYKDPAATEQALKDGWYRTGDLGRVDAQGYLTICGRVKNVIVTPNGKNVYPEEVEIEILKSPLVAEVVVYGHRSDPHTEEIHAMIFPDEEGVGEYCEREKRAPLSAEELETLLQGEVTAACQGLASYKRVKKIMVRKDEFPKTTTRKIKRYELHLPPSRGGSSES
- a CDS encoding HD-GYP domain-containing protein: MTRERKDPLNLFVQEVVQAASSVSLYSAQHRRVQGHLAQAEKLVAQAIADAGELSLIVVQDELFYGGKPLPRTPLLDRFVKGLQGRQIGHLTIRGGIGTSELEHLVMVVAGKAGALSSGEKLRFGSVGLPVAQSWDDENTPGIYSFAEMPENLKKGLATTYEGARSRQRLDLNYILRVVNGFLVALRRGANPFLALVPLRQMDEYTFTHSIDVCILNLAQGVGLGLSGQLLRDVGVAAMLHDIGKMFVPPEVLKKPGNLDPEEWEAMRQHTVKGAEYLLNTPGVPRLAVLSAFEHHLKYDVSGYPKVPQGYQINFCSQMTMISDCFDAMRTRRIYKDAVDFARTAGRMLEIAGQALHPALTLNFLKILHEKGEGATRTS
- a CDS encoding HEAT repeat domain-containing protein, which codes for MSHTDPAALYVETLKERARAFVGELSIYARVARSYPTSHPFVLAAAEKVLARLEPLTSHEENFRLGVSRSGFSVAGSPLVIKQQAVANYAAQLSAIGIVTLTFAPDLQPDELYRFAILTARPRQEIWDEGGITQSLIDAGIAGIETREIDTSELHLSEVVTTTSGTDTSGVWERLAERLSDPKFPATIDIFTQLLAATPAELAQNISQVADGLEEWTREALLQGLTSAISPLFPAGILTAAGRDLFRKMITFVRNLSPALRQDFVKTFLRTWGVEAEFKDDLFGTVGAETVSGVLDALLAQGGEAPSLFLQLMHRLADISSEKVAPAQDLQSAQDRGDLQTLFRKAEFERYLPKAYHGALAAIVGEQTLPEEVSRELAEECVALQEDPLDAKMVQVIDQIVSILPKVELGGGVRQHLAELALKFIRTNEFAELPKLYPLIKGASESAESGGGEDPFGAQFVMEVLDAAVLFGRQRYPQLRELVAAVGRPFVVPLIERLALAERRTLRRFYFDCLTDLGGLVREPALERLTDRRWFLVRNLIILLRAFPDLEVQRAVRKLVDHPHPKVHTEALKSLVRYNSPGAESLLVQELESKDPARLLAAVQLAELSPTPPIMQRLLAFLSDSGIGAYNLTLKRAVVTTLAAIGDLRVLPYLEKLLRSRNLLHPAKHRDLKAEIVRSLSRYPAAAARLLADEFGGQRLPSSSSTATMDQEWGGPA